A window of Pyrobaculum aerophilum str. IM2 contains these coding sequences:
- a CDS encoding carbonic anhydrase: MCLEGFRNLLNGAGALTAESILARIKATVSRQSPRCAVLTCSDSRLSHELLTLSNIGGMFVVRIAGNVVTDAVYDSLKFAVEKLGVKKIYVIGHKRCGAVELAFKGEAPPSLAA; encoded by the coding sequence ATGTGCCTCGAGGGTTTTAGAAATTTATTAAACGGAGCCGGGGCTTTAACCGCCGAGAGCATTTTGGCGAGAATAAAGGCCACTGTCAGCCGCCAATCGCCGCGGTGTGCAGTTTTGACTTGTTCAGACTCTCGCCTCTCCCACGAGTTGCTGACTCTCTCAAATATTGGCGGCATGTTCGTCGTGAGAATAGCAGGCAACGTGGTCACAGACGCCGTATACGACTCGTTGAAATTCGCAGTTGAAAAACTCGGCGTCAAGAAGATATACGTAATTGGACACAAACGTTGCGGCGCGGTTGAGCTGGCCTTTAAAGGCGAGGCGCCGCCTTCTCTCGCCGCCTAG
- a CDS encoding winged helix-turn-helix domain-containing protein yields the protein MARKRRSRLEIVVDILQVLSKGCKKPTHIATEANLAYDRMAKIIKALAERGFVTDKGSEICITPEGLKFLEAYSQWKWLLDTLGI from the coding sequence ATGGCTCGCAAAAGGCGAAGTAGGCTGGAGATAGTAGTGGATATTTTACAAGTCCTATCTAAAGGGTGTAAAAAGCCCACACACATAGCAACGGAGGCTAATCTCGCATATGATAGAATGGCTAAAATAATAAAGGCGTTAGCCGAGAGGGGGTTTGTAACAGATAAGGGCAGTGAGATATGCATAACGCCAGAAGGTCTCAAGTTTTTAGAGGCGTACAGCCAGTGGAAGTGGCTGTTGGACACGCTGGGGATATAA
- a CDS encoding winged helix-turn-helix transcriptional regulator — MLILLLPAAIVGNYSLPAPPASDVAALTPSGTPLPTWVINGTLYVLQGGDSAIAMYVPRFENASGVYTITLRGGRVVVQAPPGVMIEDISPRPERVVVNKTGLYLYLTGDVKVTYYFFTVTVTPPRPPPSPTTPPPTSPPTTATPTPSPSPPPTATPTQPQSPTVATPSASPQQGQALGTELLIAAALVAAITAVLLLRKRGRGNCADLNETDQAIIKALIDRGGVADRSDLQEALGLPKTTLHRHLHKLAKYGYIKLEQLGGRQRVELLRKC; from the coding sequence TTGCTGATCCTCTTGTTGCCAGCCGCCATAGTGGGAAATTACTCCCTCCCAGCCCCGCCGGCGTCAGACGTCGCGGCTTTGACTCCAAGCGGGACGCCGCTTCCCACGTGGGTTATAAACGGCACTTTGTATGTACTGCAGGGGGGAGACTCTGCAATTGCTATGTACGTCCCCCGTTTTGAAAACGCCAGCGGGGTTTACACAATAACTCTACGAGGAGGCCGAGTGGTGGTACAGGCGCCGCCGGGGGTTATGATAGAGGACATCTCCCCAAGGCCCGAGAGAGTAGTAGTGAACAAGACAGGCCTCTATCTCTATTTAACCGGCGATGTAAAAGTCACTTACTACTTCTTTACAGTAACAGTCACGCCGCCGCGCCCGCCGCCTTCTCCCACGACCCCGCCGCCGACATCTCCGCCCACAACGGCAACGCCCACTCCCTCTCCGTCTCCGCCGCCTACTGCCACTCCGACCCAGCCGCAGTCGCCCACTGTTGCGACGCCCAGCGCCTCGCCGCAACAGGGACAAGCCCTAGGGACTGAGTTGTTAATTGCCGCCGCGCTAGTCGCGGCGATTACAGCCGTTCTGCTGTTGAGGAAAAGGGGCAGGGGCAACTGTGCCGATTTAAACGAGACTGATCAAGCAATTATCAAAGCGCTAATTGACAGGGGAGGCGTCGCCGACAGGTCGGACCTCCAAGAGGCGCTGGGCCTCCCGAAAACCACTCTCCACAGACATTTACACAAACTGGCCAAGTACGGCTATATAAAGTTGGAGCAGTTAGGCGGCAGGCAGAGAGTAGAGCTACTCAGGAAGTGCTAA
- a CDS encoding PaREP1 family protein, whose translation MKTELETAREILQYAVEELERALKTKDIFLYRNAADKAFLALVLTINAYIATQTGIVPRSHAERRKMLRELGREDLRALYSDLMKTLHEEAFYEGVYQPEEVLYAVEKIKRLLEELAVGVR comes from the coding sequence GTGAAAACGGAATTAGAGACGGCGAGGGAAATTCTGCAATACGCCGTAGAGGAGCTGGAAAGAGCACTTAAGACAAAAGACATATTCCTATACCGCAACGCAGCGGACAAGGCCTTTTTAGCCTTGGTATTGACCATCAATGCCTATATAGCAACCCAGACGGGGATAGTGCCTAGGAGCCATGCAGAGCGGCGGAAAATGTTAAGAGAACTGGGCAGGGAGGATCTCCGCGCTCTTTACAGCGATCTCATGAAAACGCTCCACGAAGAGGCGTTTTACGAGGGCGTTTATCAGCCCGAGGAGGTTCTCTATGCCGTCGAGAAAATTAAAAGGCTCTTGGAGGAGTTGGCCGTCGGAGTCCGTTAA
- a CDS encoding ABC transporter permease, with the protein MLSEVLRLAWNALWERKGRTIGAIIGVVIAFTALSYALLLGQTFKDYTTRFFTSNFQTNVIYVTGAQFTDADVGTLSTINGVETAIPIATARGSVRVAGITGQTPVTIYGVDPALLRQLLPPTALYDGQLVVGSNLILVGYYVAFDRSTGQQRVAVGSPVSLIIGRKSVTAVASGILATGSLGFIDTSRGVVMDLSAFRQITGISSYNVVVLYLKDSSLIDSVSNDVRANFPNVDVISPQAILQTINSYLTSFQLFLGLIAGVSTVITALWLYDTMSISVVQRTKEIGILRALGFKKRHVMLMFLTEALIIAGIGVLVGTALLIPLSQSGLPFMGNAGPQPPRAGFPGGFAGPQGSAFAITSLVLDPLLVAATAALVVAINLMGAFLPAYRAGRINIVSALRYE; encoded by the coding sequence ATGCTTTCAGAAGTCCTAAGACTTGCGTGGAACGCTCTGTGGGAGAGGAAGGGCCGCACTATTGGCGCAATTATCGGCGTAGTCATCGCCTTCACGGCCCTCAGCTACGCCCTACTCTTAGGGCAGACGTTTAAAGACTACACAACGCGGTTTTTCACCTCTAATTTCCAGACAAATGTGATATACGTCACTGGGGCCCAGTTCACAGACGCCGATGTGGGCACATTGTCTACAATAAACGGCGTTGAGACTGCCATTCCCATTGCAACTGCGAGGGGCTCTGTGCGCGTCGCCGGTATTACTGGACAGACTCCAGTTACTATTTACGGCGTTGACCCCGCGCTTTTAAGACAGCTCTTACCGCCCACGGCGCTTTACGACGGACAGCTGGTAGTGGGGTCAAATTTAATATTAGTTGGATATTATGTGGCCTTTGACCGCTCCACCGGACAGCAGAGAGTGGCAGTGGGGTCTCCAGTATCTTTAATAATAGGCAGGAAGTCCGTAACAGCCGTAGCGTCGGGCATTTTAGCCACTGGGTCGCTGGGCTTTATAGACACGTCGAGAGGCGTGGTGATGGACCTCTCCGCCTTCCGCCAAATCACGGGCATATCTAGTTATAACGTAGTAGTTCTGTACCTTAAGGACTCCTCGCTTATAGACTCCGTCTCTAACGACGTGAGGGCGAACTTTCCCAATGTAGACGTAATCTCGCCGCAGGCAATTCTACAAACAATAAACAGCTACTTGACCTCTTTCCAGTTGTTCCTAGGGCTGATAGCGGGGGTTAGCACTGTGATAACCGCCCTCTGGCTGTACGACACCATGTCCATAAGCGTAGTACAAAGGACAAAGGAAATAGGCATCTTAAGAGCCCTGGGCTTTAAGAAGAGACACGTAATGTTGATGTTCCTCACCGAGGCCTTGATTATCGCCGGAATTGGCGTGTTGGTCGGAACCGCCTTATTAATACCCCTCTCCCAGAGCGGCTTGCCCTTCATGGGCAACGCCGGGCCTCAACCGCCTAGGGCGGGCTTTCCAGGGGGCTTCGCCGGTCCTCAAGGAAGCGCCTTCGCCATAACTTCCCTAGTCCTCGACCCCCTCTTAGTGGCCGCTACAGCGGCTTTAGTCGTGGCTATAAACTTAATGGGGGCATTCCTCCCCGCTTATAGGGCGGGGAGAATTAATATAGTGTCGGCGCTGAGATATGAGTAA
- a CDS encoding cobalamin-independent methionine synthase II family protein: MTLPRAFITSVVGSWPRPTWLIEAFEKYEKGELDRQTFSQYLDDAVKLAIKDQEEAGLDVITDGEQRRTSFVAFVGQKLKGFKIVRVEELHPSAKEIMKKYKAPLTLWRPVIAGYIEDSVLAVDEVQYAKKVTQKPLKVTLPSPYLIMWEAWHAKISAPYYPRPEDAAEAYVKVLRNEISRLINAGVAFIQLDEPMLGDLIEAEPDKPDRYKQVASELYGQKYRGLRDEIQLAVDLVNEVVQGFGTSVRIGMHLDRWPTEDSPIVGYERLAPQIFDVKVKQYVVEYKHPRMGNPEEFAKILPSDKEIGLGSIDVRDPKRVETPEEVVAHVERIVKYVDPVRIWLNPDCGFAPGMYRAFPRQAALEKLKAMVKAAKILREKYWWA, from the coding sequence ATGACCCTGCCTAGGGCGTTTATAACATCAGTAGTCGGATCGTGGCCGCGGCCTACGTGGCTTATAGAGGCGTTTGAGAAGTACGAAAAGGGGGAGCTCGACCGGCAGACTTTTTCCCAATATCTCGACGACGCGGTGAAATTGGCAATTAAAGACCAGGAAGAGGCAGGCCTAGACGTAATTACAGACGGCGAGCAGAGGAGGACGTCTTTTGTGGCCTTTGTGGGCCAGAAGCTAAAGGGCTTTAAAATAGTGAGGGTGGAGGAGTTACACCCCAGCGCCAAGGAGATTATGAAGAAATACAAGGCGCCTCTAACACTTTGGCGCCCCGTAATTGCCGGGTATATTGAAGACAGCGTCTTGGCAGTAGACGAAGTTCAATATGCAAAAAAAGTCACGCAAAAGCCTCTGAAAGTCACTCTGCCCTCGCCATACCTCATAATGTGGGAGGCGTGGCACGCCAAGATCTCTGCGCCCTACTACCCCAGGCCTGAAGACGCCGCCGAGGCCTACGTCAAAGTACTGCGCAATGAGATCTCCAGGCTTATAAACGCCGGCGTTGCGTTCATTCAGCTAGACGAGCCCATGTTGGGGGATTTAATAGAGGCCGAGCCCGACAAGCCGGACAGATATAAACAAGTAGCCTCTGAGCTATACGGCCAGAAGTACAGGGGGTTGAGGGACGAGATACAGTTGGCAGTGGATTTAGTAAACGAAGTAGTACAAGGATTCGGCACATCAGTGCGTATAGGCATGCACCTAGACCGCTGGCCAACTGAGGACTCGCCAATAGTAGGGTACGAGAGGCTAGCCCCCCAGATTTTCGACGTGAAAGTAAAACAGTACGTCGTTGAGTATAAACACCCGCGGATGGGCAACCCGGAGGAATTCGCCAAAATCCTCCCAAGCGACAAGGAAATAGGCCTCGGCTCTATAGACGTGCGAGATCCCAAGCGCGTGGAAACCCCTGAGGAGGTAGTCGCCCACGTGGAGAGAATTGTGAAATACGTAGATCCGGTGAGAATTTGGCTGAATCCAGACTGCGGCTTTGCCCCCGGCATGTACCGGGCCTTCCCGAGACAAGCGGCCTTAGAGAAACTCAAAGCAATGGTCAAGGCCGCGAAGATACTCAGAGAGAAATACTGGTGGGCTTAA
- a CDS encoding PaREP1 family protein, giving the protein MEIRLELPEKLIKRIEELSLKEGGTVEEKVAEILYRHLEDNDPDLKAEIHLKLCEKYLSEAEQLAQRGDYLQASEKAWGAAAQLVKAVAAKRGVELKSHGDLWRFVTKLREETGDAEVGRLWHVANSLYVNFTRHGQRRSSSETLLKTSRLSSRN; this is encoded by the coding sequence GTGGAGATAAGACTTGAGTTGCCGGAAAAACTCATCAAGAGGATCGAGGAGCTTTCATTAAAAGAAGGCGGCACTGTCGAGGAGAAGGTGGCCGAGATTCTCTACCGCCATCTTGAGGACAACGACCCTGATTTAAAAGCGGAGATCCACTTGAAGTTATGTGAGAAATATCTAAGCGAAGCTGAGCAACTGGCACAGAGGGGGGATTACCTGCAAGCCTCTGAAAAGGCGTGGGGCGCTGCGGCGCAGTTAGTAAAGGCAGTGGCCGCCAAACGGGGAGTGGAGCTTAAGAGCCACGGCGATCTCTGGCGTTTTGTCACTAAGCTTAGGGAGGAGACGGGAGACGCCGAGGTGGGGAGGCTGTGGCATGTGGCGAACAGTTTATACGTAAATTTTACGAGGCATGGGCAACGCCGAAGCTCGTCAGAGACGCTATTAAAGACGTCAAGACTTTCGTCGAGAAATTAA
- a CDS encoding acetyl-CoA C-acetyltransferase, with amino-acid sequence MSVAGRRLDNVYLVAFSRTAFTRFSRKEPQRDDFWDLRPEEIAAVPVRALLEKTGVRPEDVEELLTGTALPVGEQWLYGGRHVVFAAKLPYTIPAAHIDRQCASSITTVGYGAMEIATGMADIVIAGGVEKMSKTPMYENPHIEINPKFLTDDEYVRLYNLPIGYVMGLTAERLAEISGIKREEMDAWSLRSHKRAAEAYEKGYFKDEIVPVAVEREGQRKIVDRDQSIRPDTSLEALAKLPPAFKPDGVITAGNSSPLNSGAAYVMLASGEAVKKYGLQPMAKIRAVAFAGVPPEVMGMGPVPASRKALEKAGLTVKQIGRWEINEAFAVVTLYAIRELGIDPELVNTRGGAIAIGHPLGATGARIIGTLARQMQLDGVDYGVATLCVGGGQGAAVVLERV; translated from the coding sequence ATGTCCGTGGCTGGGAGAAGGCTTGACAACGTCTATCTAGTCGCGTTCTCTAGAACCGCCTTCACGAGGTTTTCGAGGAAAGAGCCTCAAAGAGACGACTTCTGGGACTTAAGGCCTGAGGAAATCGCCGCAGTGCCTGTGAGGGCGTTGTTAGAGAAAACAGGCGTGAGGCCTGAGGACGTGGAGGAGTTGCTCACGGGGACGGCGTTGCCAGTGGGGGAACAGTGGCTCTACGGCGGCAGGCACGTGGTCTTCGCCGCCAAGTTGCCGTACACAATCCCCGCCGCTCATATCGACAGGCAGTGCGCCTCGTCAATTACAACCGTGGGCTACGGCGCCATGGAAATAGCCACTGGGATGGCCGACATCGTAATAGCGGGAGGGGTGGAGAAAATGTCCAAGACCCCCATGTATGAAAACCCGCATATAGAAATCAACCCCAAGTTCCTCACAGACGACGAATATGTAAGGCTTTACAACTTGCCCATTGGCTACGTCATGGGCCTTACCGCGGAGAGGTTGGCGGAGATCTCCGGCATTAAAAGAGAGGAAATGGACGCCTGGTCTTTAAGAAGTCATAAAAGGGCAGCCGAGGCGTACGAAAAGGGCTATTTCAAAGACGAGATAGTGCCCGTGGCTGTGGAGCGGGAGGGACAGAGGAAAATAGTTGATAGGGACCAGTCTATTAGGCCGGACACCTCGCTTGAGGCCCTCGCCAAACTCCCGCCGGCGTTTAAGCCAGACGGAGTAATTACAGCGGGCAACTCATCGCCGCTTAATTCAGGCGCCGCATATGTAATGTTGGCTTCGGGGGAGGCGGTGAAGAAATACGGCCTCCAGCCAATGGCGAAAATTAGAGCGGTGGCCTTCGCCGGAGTTCCGCCGGAGGTTATGGGGATGGGGCCCGTCCCCGCCTCGCGGAAAGCCCTTGAAAAGGCCGGCCTCACCGTGAAACAAATAGGGAGGTGGGAGATAAACGAGGCCTTTGCCGTGGTGACTCTATACGCCATTAGAGAGCTGGGCATAGACCCGGAGTTAGTGAACACCAGGGGAGGGGCAATAGCCATCGGCCACCCCCTGGGCGCCACGGGGGCGCGGATTATAGGCACACTTGCCAGACAGATGCAATTAGACGGAGTTGACTACGGCGTCGCTACGTTGTGTGTCGGCGGCGGGCAGGGAGCGGCCGTTGTTTTAGAAAGGGTATAA
- a CDS encoding RNA 2'-phosphotransferase, which translates to MNDVYKCPVCGQLTESPTHCGVSAVKILDGAMRLKISKLLSLALRHSPSVLGLSLDKGGWADVKTALEGLRKAGIRADYEALYAVVALDEKGRFELKDGKIRARYGHTIDVEVEYEADSESKVLYHGTSRHLLPSIMAQGLLPMRRRYVHLSPDFATACQNARRRPLPVVIEIDAECLRARGYVVYAASGKVRLAKHVPPECLKKVVDCPTPS; encoded by the coding sequence GTGAACGACGTGTATAAGTGCCCCGTCTGCGGCCAACTCACTGAAAGCCCCACGCACTGCGGCGTCTCTGCTGTTAAGATTTTGGACGGGGCCATGAGGCTGAAAATCTCTAAGCTCCTCTCTCTGGCGTTGCGCCACAGCCCCTCAGTCCTCGGGCTCAGCCTCGACAAGGGCGGCTGGGCCGATGTAAAGACGGCATTAGAGGGGCTGAGGAAGGCGGGGATTAGGGCAGATTACGAGGCTTTATACGCAGTAGTGGCCCTCGACGAGAAAGGGCGCTTCGAGTTAAAAGACGGCAAAATCAGGGCGCGCTACGGCCACACAATCGACGTTGAAGTGGAATACGAAGCCGACTCTGAGTCTAAGGTTTTGTACCACGGCACCTCCAGACACCTCTTGCCCTCAATAATGGCCCAGGGGCTCCTCCCCATGAGGAGGCGATACGTACACCTGTCCCCCGACTTCGCCACGGCTTGTCAAAACGCCAGGAGAAGGCCTCTGCCGGTGGTGATTGAAATTGACGCCGAGTGTCTGAGGGCCAGGGGGTATGTGGTGTACGCGGCCAGCGGAAAGGTGAGGCTGGCCAAGCACGTCCCGCCCGAGTGTTTAAAAAAGGTCGTGGATTGCCCTACTCCTTCTTAG
- a CDS encoding PaREP1 family protein has translation MEKLLEKPLPKPSTEGYVSARLLEALVEGRLALEFLERGLVRNAAGKAFQAWRAFLAALLRLELEKLKAVVKTEDERRWLESTAVPRVPTGRIKALSQMLEEVGHGGISFGTDKALDLHDYQYHGPDPDMALSKYRNREEAARDVVLLLKELAKRVEALRQRVQWSEELERALKALKL, from the coding sequence GTGGAGAAACTACTTGAAAAACCCCTTCCCAAGCCGTCGACTGAGGGCTATGTCTCTGCGCGTTTGTTAGAGGCTCTGGTGGAGGGGCGTCTTGCTTTGGAGTTTCTTGAGAGGGGGCTTGTGAGAAACGCCGCTGGGAAGGCTTTTCAAGCATGGCGGGCGTTTTTGGCGGCTCTCCTCCGGTTGGAGTTAGAAAAACTTAAGGCCGTTGTAAAGACTGAGGATGAGAGGCGCTGGCTTGAATCCACAGCAGTGCCGAGAGTTCCCACTGGGAGAATAAAGGCGTTGTCACAAATGTTGGAGGAGGTGGGACATGGGGGCATTTCTTTCGGCACTGACAAGGCGCTTGATCTCCACGACTATCAATACCACGGCCCAGACCCGGACATGGCGTTGAGCAAATACCGCAACAGAGAGGAGGCGGCTAGAGACGTCGTGTTGCTTCTGAAAGAACTGGCTAAGCGCGTTGAGGCATTGAGGCAAAGAGTCCAGTGGAGTGAGGAACTCGAAAGGGCACTGAAAGCACTCAAATTATAG
- a CDS encoding ABC transporter substrate-binding protein, translated as MRFVLVVLVLALTVFSATILTRADQASIDAALPVLQKYFPDVKLIPADPTQWRALIDRGGVDFLWAGAPVLYEALLKEGYLAPMPEVQELKNLPDSVGNIRLKRIGPDGKVYYVIYGLIGYVIGYSREALDKAGVKPVCSWRDLASLNLTKYYLDTGVKPVVLARPTKSTSTAAMMQLVTEIYGWEEGWKYLTSMAAIARFVDSSGAVRDTVKRGEALFGPMVDYYVFIAGLDYCIPADGTDILFDPIAVPRGANATVATVLTRVFLTEMKKRLVDRYILPGNPAVLDSPEVNRTKAAVLKNHLQRLMSAKIMSVPPEKSASYYYSFIYYYEATLVDLQDVLTDTWSGIVRAYISGQITREQFEKLWRLLGAPVNYTDPETGQTRTFIYQTAVEINDRIGRDAAYRDKVYQAWREAARAKYQQVGKLLQQYVEENAAKTPAAQPAAQNNVLPLLVILVIIAVAAIVILARRKTAQAS; from the coding sequence ATGCGCTTCGTCCTTGTAGTACTGGTTTTGGCGCTTACTGTCTTTTCGGCGACAATCCTCACCCGCGCCGACCAGGCCTCAATTGACGCCGCCCTCCCCGTGTTGCAGAAATACTTCCCCGACGTGAAGCTCATACCCGCAGATCCGACGCAGTGGAGAGCGCTTATTGATAGAGGCGGCGTCGATTTCTTATGGGCGGGCGCCCCCGTTCTATACGAGGCCTTGTTAAAAGAGGGCTATCTTGCGCCTATGCCGGAGGTACAAGAGCTTAAAAACCTCCCGGACAGCGTTGGGAATATAAGGCTAAAGAGAATAGGCCCAGACGGCAAGGTTTACTACGTGATATACGGCCTCATTGGATACGTGATAGGCTACAGCAGAGAGGCCTTGGACAAAGCCGGCGTTAAGCCAGTGTGTAGCTGGCGGGATTTGGCCTCGCTTAATTTGACAAAATACTACCTAGACACCGGCGTCAAGCCCGTAGTCCTCGCCCGGCCGACGAAGTCCACCTCTACAGCCGCTATGATGCAATTAGTCACTGAGATATACGGGTGGGAAGAGGGTTGGAAATACCTCACTTCTATGGCGGCCATCGCCCGCTTTGTTGACTCCAGCGGCGCGGTGAGGGACACTGTAAAGAGGGGGGAGGCCCTCTTCGGCCCCATGGTTGATTACTACGTCTTTATCGCAGGGCTTGACTACTGCATTCCCGCAGACGGTACTGACATCCTCTTCGATCCCATTGCGGTGCCCAGGGGGGCCAACGCCACAGTGGCAACAGTGTTGACCCGGGTATTCCTAACTGAAATGAAGAAGAGGCTGGTGGACAGGTACATACTGCCGGGGAACCCCGCCGTGCTTGACTCCCCAGAGGTAAATCGCACTAAGGCAGCGGTGTTGAAAAACCACCTCCAAAGGCTGATGAGCGCGAAGATCATGTCCGTGCCTCCTGAGAAAAGCGCATCTTATTACTACTCCTTTATTTACTACTACGAGGCGACTCTGGTGGATTTACAAGACGTTTTGACAGACACTTGGAGCGGAATAGTGAGGGCCTACATATCGGGCCAAATCACGAGGGAGCAGTTTGAAAAATTGTGGAGACTCCTGGGGGCCCCCGTCAACTACACAGATCCCGAGACGGGGCAGACAAGAACTTTTATATATCAGACAGCTGTGGAGATAAACGACAGAATTGGGAGAGACGCGGCCTATAGAGATAAGGTATATCAAGCGTGGCGCGAGGCCGCGAGGGCAAAATACCAACAGGTGGGCAAGTTGCTCCAGCAGTACGTTGAGGAAAACGCGGCTAAAACCCCGGCGGCCCAGCCAGCGGCTCAGAACAACGTGCTGCCCCTCTTGGTTATTCTTGTCATTATCGCCGTGGCGGCAATTGTGATATTGGCCAGGAGAAAGACGGCACAAGCGTCTTAA
- a CDS encoding radical SAM protein: MSRAVYSWPAPVYKPGEYLLKLPNVRESPYQTREEGGSVVCTLCHRRCRLPPGKIGACGMRFNLGGRLYTAAYGLLTAAESRPMEIKPLYHFYPGTSAVTISTWGCNFPCAWCQNWHLSKTASPAGAYVPPERVVEWALENGDSGVNVSFNEPTLLAEYAEEVFRLARARGLHASINTNGYLTEEAVRRLAEAGMEGMNIDIKGGRETYRRWLAANFDKFLSTARHAKGMGIHVEFTYLVIPGVNDHEAEEVIEAVASFGRETPLHITAYYPAHKLFNPPTPPELLEELWRRARRELDYVYVGNVPGHPGQHTYCPRCGYAVIKRAGDRAVKIELAQGRCPKCGWEIPIRGKPGKYGRLYRSFI; this comes from the coding sequence ATGAGTAGAGCCGTTTATTCGTGGCCTGCACCGGTTTACAAGCCAGGAGAATACTTGTTAAAACTGCCTAACGTGAGGGAGTCGCCGTATCAAACGCGGGAAGAGGGCGGCTCAGTTGTCTGCACTCTCTGTCACAGGCGCTGTAGGCTGCCGCCCGGCAAGATAGGCGCATGCGGCATGAGGTTTAACCTCGGCGGTAGGCTGTACACGGCGGCTTACGGACTTTTGACAGCCGCCGAGTCTAGGCCGATGGAAATAAAGCCATTGTACCACTTCTACCCCGGGACTTCCGCTGTTACAATAAGCACGTGGGGCTGTAACTTCCCGTGTGCTTGGTGTCAAAACTGGCATTTGAGCAAGACGGCGTCGCCGGCTGGCGCCTACGTCCCGCCCGAGAGAGTTGTGGAGTGGGCCCTGGAGAACGGGGATTCAGGTGTCAACGTGAGTTTCAACGAGCCAACTCTTTTGGCTGAATACGCCGAGGAGGTCTTCAGGCTAGCCCGTGCCCGGGGCCTCCACGCCTCTATTAATACCAACGGCTACCTCACTGAGGAGGCGGTGAGGAGACTTGCCGAGGCGGGCATGGAGGGGATGAACATCGATATTAAGGGCGGGAGGGAGACGTATAGAAGGTGGCTCGCCGCGAATTTCGACAAGTTCCTCTCCACAGCCCGCCACGCGAAGGGCATGGGAATACACGTCGAGTTTACCTACCTGGTCATCCCGGGCGTAAACGACCACGAGGCGGAAGAGGTAATTGAGGCGGTGGCCTCCTTCGGCCGGGAGACTCCTCTCCACATAACCGCCTACTACCCGGCACATAAGCTCTTCAACCCGCCCACGCCCCCGGAACTCCTCGAAGAGCTGTGGCGCAGGGCGAGGAGAGAGCTGGACTACGTCTACGTGGGCAACGTCCCGGGACACCCTGGCCAGCACACCTACTGCCCAAGGTGCGGCTACGCCGTGATAAAGAGGGCGGGAGACAGGGCTGTGAAAATAGAATTGGCACAGGGGAGGTGTCCCAAGTGCGGCTGGGAGATTCCCATTAGAGGAAAGCCGGGAAAATACGGACGGCTCTACCGCTCGTTTATATAA